One Gemmatimonadota bacterium genomic region harbors:
- a CDS encoding S9 family peptidase has translation MSAQRPAYPPTRTVAVADDLHGVRIADPYRWLEELGSAEAGAWVDAQNAVTAAWLARTPREEWSQRLTSLWNSPRVSVPERLRNGVLFYQRNSGLQRQAEVVAQSSPDTPPRVVIDPATISPDGSVALAQFSPSPDARHVAYGLAVGGADWEDVHVRRVRDGVDLPDTLRWVRFSNLSWTRDGRGFFYSRFPARDSSTRLSDALEHHRLYYHRIGTSQDEDVLVFERPTQPQWFVHASTSEDGRYLFIYSTAGADTRNRLAVVDLVDSLRPQVMRTPQVLVDVDDGEYTVIGNVGRTLYVRTDLGAPRRRLIAIDLDRPQRDAWRTVIPEGPHALGEIAMTSTGFVVNRLVDVASELALHARDGQRTGTVPLPSLGTVTALSASRQTASFYYAFSAPLIPTNVFRYDARARKSVTFHVATTRLDAARYQTQRIFATSADGTRVPLFVTSRRDLPRDGTAPTVLYAYGGFGIAVPPTWSAAAAAWLDRGGVWVTANLRGGSEYGEAWHQAGTRANKQRVFEDFIAAAEQVVADRWTSPAHLAIMGGSNGGLLVGAVMTQRPELFAAALPQVGVLDMLRYHRFTGGAAWANEYGSADDPEAFRWLHAYSPLHRVVAGTCYPATMVTTADHDDRVVPSHSYKFAAALQAAQGCEKPILLRTERDGSHGYRPTDRQIAEYADLWAFAWAATSGTR, from the coding sequence ATGAGCGCCCAACGCCCTGCCTACCCGCCAACGCGGACCGTGGCCGTCGCCGACGATCTGCACGGCGTTCGGATCGCAGACCCGTATCGCTGGCTCGAGGAGCTCGGGAGCGCGGAAGCTGGCGCGTGGGTCGATGCCCAGAACGCCGTCACCGCCGCGTGGCTGGCCCGCACGCCGCGTGAGGAGTGGTCGCAGCGGCTGACATCGCTTTGGAACTCGCCTCGGGTCAGCGTTCCCGAGCGCCTGCGCAACGGGGTGTTGTTCTACCAGCGCAACTCGGGGTTGCAGCGGCAGGCGGAGGTCGTGGCGCAGTCGTCACCGGACACGCCGCCGAGGGTCGTCATCGACCCGGCGACGATCTCCCCCGACGGCTCCGTCGCGCTCGCGCAGTTTTCGCCGTCCCCGGATGCCCGGCACGTGGCGTACGGGCTCGCGGTGGGCGGGGCGGATTGGGAGGACGTTCACGTTCGGCGCGTGCGCGATGGGGTCGATCTTCCCGACACCCTGCGCTGGGTGCGCTTCAGCAACCTGTCGTGGACCCGCGATGGCCGTGGGTTCTTCTACTCCAGGTTCCCCGCACGCGACTCCTCCACGCGTCTGTCGGACGCGCTGGAACACCATCGGCTGTATTACCACCGCATCGGCACCTCGCAGGACGAGGATGTCCTGGTGTTCGAGCGACCAACGCAACCGCAGTGGTTCGTGCACGCCTCGACCAGTGAGGACGGCCGCTATCTGTTCATTTATTCCACGGCCGGGGCGGACACGCGCAACCGACTCGCGGTGGTCGACCTCGTCGACTCGCTGCGTCCACAGGTGATGCGCACGCCGCAAGTCCTGGTGGACGTCGACGATGGCGAATACACGGTCATTGGCAACGTCGGTCGCACGTTGTATGTCCGGACCGATCTCGGCGCCCCGCGACGCCGACTCATCGCCATCGATCTCGACCGGCCGCAGCGCGATGCCTGGCGCACGGTCATCCCCGAGGGGCCGCATGCGCTGGGCGAGATCGCCATGACCTCCACGGGCTTTGTCGTGAACCGGCTCGTGGACGTGGCGTCGGAGCTCGCGCTACACGCGCGAGACGGCCAGCGCACCGGGACCGTGCCACTGCCATCGTTAGGTACGGTGACCGCCCTGTCGGCGTCACGCCAGACGGCATCGTTCTACTACGCGTTCAGCGCCCCACTCATCCCGACGAACGTCTTTCGGTATGATGCCCGCGCGCGGAAGAGCGTGACCTTCCACGTGGCGACCACCCGACTGGACGCCGCGCGGTACCAGACGCAGCGGATCTTTGCGACGTCCGCGGACGGCACCCGTGTCCCGTTGTTTGTCACCTCGCGTCGCGACCTCCCGCGTGATGGCACGGCGCCCACGGTCCTCTATGCCTATGGCGGATTCGGCATCGCCGTGCCCCCCACCTGGAGCGCCGCGGCCGCGGCCTGGCTCGACCGCGGGGGGGTATGGGTGACGGCCAACCTGCGCGGCGGGAGCGAATACGGCGAAGCCTGGCACCAGGCGGGCACGCGCGCGAACAAGCAACGCGTCTTTGAGGATTTCATCGCGGCGGCCGAGCAGGTGGTGGCGGATCGCTGGACCTCCCCGGCGCACCTGGCGATCATGGGCGGCTCCAACGGCGGGCTGCTGGTGGGGGCCGTCATGACCCAGCGGCCGGAGCTGTTCGCCGCCGCACTCCCCCAGGTCGGGGTCCTCGACATGCTCCGATATCACCGCTTCACGGGTGGCGCCGCCTGGGCCAACGAGTACGGCTCCGCGGACGACCCCGAGGCCTTCCGCTGGCTGCACGCTTATTCCCCACTCCACCGCGTCGTCGCCGGAACCTGCTACCCGGCCACCATGGTGACCACGGCGGACCATGACGACCGGGTGGTCCCCAGCCATTCCTATAAATTCGCAGCAGCCCTGCAGGCCGCCCAGGGATGCGAGAAACCCATCCTGCTCCGCACGGAGCGCGACGGCTCCCACGGGTACCGCCCGACCGATCGCCAGATCGCCGAGTATGCCGACCTGTGGGCGTTCGCGTGGGCGGCCACCAGCGGCACCCGGTGA
- a CDS encoding thioredoxin family protein gives MNAERYASAATIADYIEATQKNTEFWRGVNRTARVPDEFVVRAASMGGTRHLLALSEDWCGDAVNTLPVIARLVEGMPGATLRILGRDANPDLMDAHLTNGTRSIPVVIVYDADYRELGWWGPRPAELQQLYLSELRALPKDERNLRVRTWYARDRGRSTAAELLALVESVAVPSTPVPPDR, from the coding sequence ATGAATGCCGAGCGGTACGCCAGCGCCGCAACGATCGCTGATTACATCGAAGCTACGCAAAAGAACACGGAGTTTTGGCGCGGGGTGAACCGAACCGCCCGCGTCCCGGACGAGTTTGTAGTGAGGGCCGCCTCAATGGGCGGGACCCGTCATCTCTTGGCTTTGTCCGAGGACTGGTGCGGTGACGCGGTCAACACCCTGCCGGTGATCGCGCGACTCGTCGAGGGCATGCCTGGTGCGACATTGCGGATCCTCGGGCGCGACGCGAATCCCGACCTGATGGACGCCCACCTGACGAATGGGACGCGTTCGATTCCGGTAGTCATTGTGTACGACGCCGACTATCGTGAACTGGGTTGGTGGGGCCCCCGCCCAGCGGAACTGCAGCAGCTCTACCTGTCGGAGCTTCGGGCGTTGCCCAAGGACGAGCGCAACCTGCGCGTCAGGACGTGGTATGCGCGTGATCGGGGCCGTTCAACTGCGGCGGAGCTGCTCGCCCTGGTGGAAAGCGTCGCCGTGCCCTCGACCCCGGTGCCCCCGGACCGCTAG
- a CDS encoding LysM peptidoglycan-binding domain-containing protein, whose amino-acid sequence MRDRIGQLRAAGEAERRAVEVSSAAARRATYHLVQPGEALELIARRYGTTTDSLLAWNALGAPRIVAGQRLLVRPGQAP is encoded by the coding sequence ATGCGCGACCGGATAGGCCAACTCCGCGCAGCGGGCGAGGCAGAGCGACGGGCCGTCGAGGTGTCGAGCGCGGCGGCGCGTCGCGCGACCTACCACCTGGTGCAGCCGGGTGAGGCGCTGGAGTTGATCGCGCGACGTTACGGGACCACGACGGATTCGCTGCTGGCCTGGAACGCCCTCGGTGCGCCGCGTATTGTGGCGGGGCAACGTCTCCTCGTACGCCCCGGGCAGGCCCCATGA
- a CDS encoding response regulator, which yields MTPVTIPGDASHDATEASAETIARVTEKVEAMVRLAGGVAHDFNNLLTVIAGNAEGILERGVDGELRVEIAEISDAARRAAVLTHQLLAFSRQLVLHPRATHLDRVLDLVWDDLARLAGPGVRLTRHTRVAGGVVVDQVQLAAAVRQLVCNAIEAMPGGGEVHVTVEDADLDDTATERLHPMPAGGYVLLEVRDTGTGMDDETLRRAMEPFFTTKGQKHGTGMGLPTVYGIVKQSGGFMWLDSSPGEGTTCRLFFPRIAEPSLLSRSRTPARIAGGDGQGSILLVEDEDLVRQLTRRTLVRAGYHVVEAPNAHAALVEVRERGLTPTLLLTDVVMPGMDGRELATMLEGELPGLAVILMSGFVDPRVPLAGREGSTRVFLEKPFTLDRLRDLVRDAMRAPQVN from the coding sequence ATGACCCCAGTCACGATCCCCGGGGACGCCTCACACGATGCCACCGAGGCGAGTGCGGAGACGATCGCCCGCGTCACCGAAAAGGTCGAGGCCATGGTGCGGCTTGCCGGTGGGGTGGCCCACGACTTCAACAACCTCCTCACGGTCATCGCGGGGAACGCGGAGGGGATCCTCGAACGCGGTGTTGACGGCGAGCTGCGTGTCGAGATCGCCGAGATCTCGGATGCGGCTCGGCGCGCGGCGGTCCTGACCCACCAGCTGCTGGCGTTCAGTCGCCAGCTCGTCCTGCACCCGCGGGCGACGCACCTCGATCGTGTCCTCGACCTGGTCTGGGACGACCTCGCGCGCCTCGCTGGGCCGGGCGTTCGCCTGACGCGCCACACCCGGGTGGCCGGCGGTGTGGTGGTGGATCAGGTCCAACTTGCCGCAGCAGTCCGCCAGCTGGTGTGCAATGCGATCGAGGCGATGCCGGGGGGTGGAGAGGTCCACGTGACGGTGGAAGACGCCGACCTCGATGACACGGCGACCGAGCGGCTTCACCCGATGCCCGCCGGGGGATACGTCCTGCTGGAGGTACGCGACACGGGGACGGGGATGGACGACGAGACGCTGCGTCGGGCGATGGAGCCGTTCTTCACGACCAAGGGCCAGAAACATGGTACGGGGATGGGGCTCCCCACCGTCTACGGGATCGTGAAGCAGAGCGGTGGTTTCATGTGGCTGGATTCGTCACCCGGTGAGGGGACGACCTGCCGTCTCTTCTTTCCGCGGATCGCCGAGCCCTCGCTTCTGTCCCGATCCCGCACCCCGGCACGCATCGCTGGAGGGGACGGGCAGGGGAGTATCCTCCTGGTGGAGGATGAAGACCTGGTGCGGCAGCTGACGCGTCGCACCCTCGTGCGGGCCGGATACCACGTCGTGGAGGCTCCCAACGCCCATGCGGCGCTCGTGGAGGTGCGCGAACGCGGACTCACCCCGACGCTCCTGCTGACCGATGTCGTGATGCCTGGGATGGACGGTCGCGAACTGGCGACCATGCTCGAGGGCGAGCTGCCAGGGTTGGCGGTCATCCTCATGTCCGGCTTCGTCGATCCGCGCGTGCCGCTGGCCGGACGGGAAGGGAGCACCCGCGTCTTCCTGGAAAAGCCGTTCACACTCGACCGGCTTCGGGACCTGGTGCGTGATGCCATGCGTGCCCCGCAGGTAAACTGA
- a CDS encoding sigma-70 family RNA polymerase sigma factor, with amino-acid sequence MTPLANQADLAAVARLVAGDERGLAELYDRHGGMAYALAAAILRDGPDAEEVVADAFSQVWRTAANFDPGRGSVVAWISTIVRTRALDLIRSHKRRARMLDRAGALADAGSAPGLGTGAELADRGAEQSEAQHLVRRALEELPAPQRLALELAYFGGLSQSEIAERLNEPLGTVKTRMRAGMEKLRGVLGPLLGGPP; translated from the coding sequence ATGACCCCGCTCGCGAACCAGGCCGACCTTGCCGCGGTCGCCCGTCTCGTGGCGGGCGACGAGCGCGGACTGGCCGAGTTGTACGATCGCCATGGCGGCATGGCGTATGCCTTGGCGGCCGCGATCCTGCGTGATGGGCCCGACGCCGAAGAGGTGGTCGCCGACGCATTTAGCCAGGTGTGGCGGACCGCCGCCAACTTTGACCCTGGGCGTGGCAGTGTGGTCGCGTGGATCTCGACCATCGTCCGGACCCGAGCACTGGACCTGATTCGCTCACACAAGCGTCGGGCGCGGATGCTGGATCGAGCCGGGGCGCTGGCGGACGCGGGGTCTGCCCCGGGGCTGGGGACGGGCGCCGAGCTGGCCGATCGGGGGGCGGAGCAGTCCGAGGCGCAACATCTCGTGCGCCGTGCGCTGGAGGAGCTGCCCGCACCACAACGCCTGGCCCTCGAACTCGCGTACTTTGGTGGGCTCTCCCAAAGCGAGATTGCCGAGCGGCTCAATGAACCGTTAGGCACTGTCAAGACCCGCATGCGCGCCGGGATGGAGAAGTTGCGCGGGGTGTTGGGCCCGCTGCTCGGAGGTCCCCCGTGA